The Rhizobium sp. BG4 genome has a window encoding:
- the ligD gene encoding non-homologous end-joining DNA ligase: MSKRPQPLLADDKPLKSSAHKRRDPTQPSLLLDPMPLRVEPALALLKPSPPGDPRLIAEVKFDGYRGAIHIEPGGVRFLTRGGHDWTERFPAVADAARQLGVASAILDGEAVVLDEQGRSDFGALQRSLGGRGGKLPSGNSVFYAFDLLYLDGHDLQKMELSSRQHLLEELLDGREGAIRFSEQIEGDAVSIFNAACEHGLEGVIFKDPDSPYRSGRTGDWIKVKCIQSESFFIVGYEKSAVARGGVGSLLLAAHKGNGLQYVGSVGTGFKSKDAAELREMLDKLAMKKPPLFYDGPRKNVAWARPTLIAEIEYRSWTNDGKLRHASYKGLRDVQDNAAVLVIEA, encoded by the coding sequence ATGAGCAAGCGACCGCAGCCTCTCCTAGCCGACGACAAGCCGCTGAAGAGCTCGGCTCACAAGCGACGTGACCCAACGCAGCCGAGCCTGCTTCTGGACCCGATGCCGTTGCGCGTCGAACCGGCTCTGGCGCTGCTGAAGCCCAGTCCGCCTGGCGATCCGCGCTTGATCGCGGAGGTCAAGTTCGACGGCTATCGAGGCGCAATCCACATTGAACCCGGCGGCGTCCGCTTCCTCACAAGGGGAGGCCATGACTGGACTGAGCGCTTCCCGGCCGTTGCCGACGCCGCGCGCCAGCTGGGCGTTGCGAGTGCTATCCTCGACGGCGAAGCCGTTGTCCTGGACGAACAGGGACGATCTGACTTCGGCGCATTGCAGCGTTCGCTGGGCGGCAGGGGTGGCAAGCTGCCCTCGGGCAATTCCGTCTTCTACGCCTTCGACCTGCTCTACCTCGACGGGCATGACCTCCAGAAGATGGAACTGTCGAGCAGGCAGCATCTGTTGGAGGAGCTGCTCGACGGCCGGGAAGGGGCGATCCGGTTTTCCGAGCAGATTGAGGGCGACGCCGTCTCGATCTTTAACGCGGCATGCGAACACGGGCTGGAAGGCGTGATTTTCAAAGACCCGGATAGTCCGTATCGCTCCGGACGGACGGGCGACTGGATCAAGGTGAAGTGCATCCAGTCCGAGAGCTTCTTCATCGTTGGCTACGAGAAGTCGGCCGTCGCCCGTGGCGGCGTCGGAAGCCTTCTGCTGGCCGCGCACAAGGGCAACGGCCTTCAGTACGTCGGTTCGGTCGGTACGGGATTCAAATCCAAGGACGCCGCGGAACTGCGCGAGATGCTCGACAAACTGGCCATGAAGAAGCCGCCCCTCTTTTACGATGGACCACGAAAGAATGTCGCCTGGGCGCGGCCAACCCTGATAGCCGAGATCGAATACCGTTCTTGGACCAACGACGGCAAGCTTCGGCATGCCTCTTACAAAGGCCTGCGCGACGTGCAGGACAACGCAGCCGTTCTCGTGATCGAGGCGTGA
- a CDS encoding DUF1778 domain-containing protein, with translation MPTKRKNLEASVPLNIRIKPATRNLIDRAAELLGKTRTDFMLEASERRAEEVLLDRTVFTVSPEVYAEYLTRLDAPAKPNARLKRTMLTQAPWDEA, from the coding sequence ATGCCGACGAAACGCAAAAATTTGGAAGCAAGCGTTCCATTGAATATCCGTATCAAGCCCGCAACGCGCAATCTTATCGACCGCGCGGCTGAACTGCTTGGCAAGACACGCACAGATTTCATGCTGGAAGCCTCTGAACGCCGCGCCGAGGAAGTACTGCTTGACCGTACCGTCTTCACGGTAAGTCCTGAGGTGTATGCCGAATACCTTACCCGACTTGATGCGCCCGCGAAGCCGAATGCGCGTCTGAAACGCACAATGTTGACCCAAGCTCCATGGGATGAGGCGTGA
- a CDS encoding IS110 family transposase, which produces MMVQGVALSKVNPRLARRFAEATGRLAKTDRIDAALLARYGTLLEPRLLQASAQIHNDLKELHMARLALIKDRTAAKNRERTFPTRS; this is translated from the coding sequence ATGATGGTGCAAGGAGTTGCTCTCTCCAAGGTCAATCCCCGGCTTGCCAGACGTTTTGCAGAGGCCACAGGCAGACTTGCCAAGACAGACAGGATCGATGCCGCACTGTTGGCTCGTTACGGCACGCTTCTTGAACCGCGTCTCCTGCAGGCAAGTGCGCAAATCCACAATGACCTGAAAGAGTTGCATATGGCGCGCCTTGCCCTGATCAAGGACAGGACTGCTGCAAAGAACAGGGAAAGAACCTTTCCAACCCGCTCTTGA
- a CDS encoding DNA-binding transcriptional regulator encodes MATNRKFKSDAFEAIHSAVEGMYSAGTIDKETMRTFDEDCLVVPPDLTPDEIKALREKNHVSQPIFARYLNTSQSTVQKWETGAKRPSGPALKLLSLVQKHGLQMLT; translated from the coding sequence ATGGCGACTAATCGCAAGTTCAAGAGCGATGCCTTCGAGGCAATCCACAGTGCTGTTGAAGGCATGTATTCGGCGGGGACCATCGATAAGGAAACGATGCGGACATTCGATGAAGATTGTCTTGTGGTCCCACCTGACCTGACGCCGGATGAGATCAAGGCTTTGCGTGAGAAGAACCACGTCAGCCAGCCGATCTTCGCCCGCTATCTGAACACCAGTCAGTCGACAGTGCAAAAGTGGGAAACCGGCGCCAAACGGCCTAGCGGACCCGCGCTGAAGCTACTTTCGCTTGTGCAGAAACACGGACTTCAGATGTTAACGTAA
- a CDS encoding ABC transporter permease, which yields MARLKALAAKPWIWSFMGALAAWVATIAFTGGYGAGGMITAALSLAVFMVIVGIGQMFVITLGPGNVDLSLPANIGLASAVAMKTMDGQDSMIVIGLLAALASGAAVGVANYLLIWALRIPPIIATLSASFIIQSIDISYGRGLQIKPPPGFAEFTNIQILGFPVLAMFTVLFTVGASIALNRMIYGRSVLAIGQNIRAAWLAGVNVGRIRFLTYTLSGMLGGLNGALLAGYFRGANVDIGNEYLLSSIAVVVIGGTSVAGGKANVPGIWGAALFLVLLLTMLNTFGVSAGIRLLLTGLIIVGVITAAGGQKPAR from the coding sequence ATGGCGCGTTTGAAGGCTCTTGCTGCAAAGCCCTGGATCTGGTCCTTTATGGGCGCATTGGCCGCCTGGGTGGCGACGATCGCCTTTACCGGCGGCTACGGTGCCGGCGGTATGATCACGGCAGCACTCTCGCTCGCCGTGTTCATGGTCATCGTCGGTATCGGCCAGATGTTCGTCATCACACTTGGTCCCGGCAATGTCGATCTCTCGCTGCCGGCCAATATCGGTCTCGCCAGTGCCGTCGCCATGAAGACGATGGACGGGCAGGACAGCATGATCGTGATCGGCCTGCTGGCGGCGCTCGCCAGCGGCGCTGCGGTAGGGGTTGCGAACTATCTGCTGATCTGGGCCTTGCGCATCCCACCGATCATCGCGACGCTGTCGGCAAGCTTCATCATCCAATCGATCGACATCAGCTATGGCCGCGGGCTGCAAATCAAGCCGCCGCCTGGCTTTGCCGAGTTCACCAACATCCAGATTCTTGGCTTTCCGGTACTGGCTATGTTCACGGTGCTCTTCACGGTGGGCGCTTCGATTGCCCTAAACCGCATGATCTATGGCCGGTCCGTCCTGGCAATCGGGCAGAATATCCGCGCCGCATGGCTCGCCGGCGTCAATGTCGGCCGCATCCGCTTTTTGACATATACCCTGTCTGGCATGCTCGGGGGATTGAACGGCGCACTGCTGGCCGGCTATTTCCGCGGTGCCAATGTTGATATCGGCAATGAATACCTGCTGTCGTCCATTGCGGTGGTCGTCATCGGCGGCACGTCCGTGGCCGGCGGCAAGGCGAATGTTCCCGGCATCTGGGGTGCGGCGCTTTTTCTCGTGTTGTTGCTGACGATGCTGAACACCTTTGGCGTCAGCGCAGGCATACGCCTGCTACTCACCGGCCTCATCATTGTCGGTGTCATCACCGCAGCGGGAGGCCAGAAGCCGGCGCGGTAA
- a CDS encoding GNAT family N-acetyltransferase, producing MTLTSPAPLAEHHELVGFDSGVSELDDWLRRRARVNQASGASRTFVVCDGNRVVAYYALASGAVRTPEVPGRFKRNMPDPIPVAGLGRLAIDRTYQGRGIGRALVRDAGLRLLNAAEILGIRGVLVHAISDDARTFYEAVGFLPSPSDPLMLMIGLKDLSNALSA from the coding sequence GTGACCCTCACTTCGCCTGCCCCTTTGGCCGAGCATCATGAACTTGTCGGATTTGATTCCGGCGTTTCAGAACTGGATGATTGGCTGCGCCGACGAGCGCGAGTTAATCAGGCAAGCGGTGCGTCTCGTACTTTCGTGGTTTGCGACGGAAATCGTGTCGTCGCCTATTACGCTCTCGCCTCCGGCGCGGTGAGGACACCAGAAGTTCCAGGCCGGTTTAAGCGAAACATGCCAGATCCGATCCCAGTCGCTGGACTTGGTCGCCTGGCTATCGACCGGACCTATCAGGGCCGCGGTATCGGTCGGGCATTGGTGCGTGATGCAGGGTTGCGCCTGCTCAACGCAGCCGAAATACTTGGTATCCGCGGCGTGCTGGTGCATGCGATTTCAGATGACGCACGTACCTTCTACGAGGCCGTTGGATTTCTCCCATCTCCGTCTGACCCGCTGATGCTGATGATCGGATTGAAAGATCTCAGCAACGCGTTGAGCGCGTAG
- a CDS encoding GSU2403 family nucleotidyltransferase fold protein, which yields MKQIDLMFRTMVAELQQRAFDDDWAEDFPPSGRFVPVAVDGRRYWYFDQPDGEGGQKRRYVGPADDPLISERVETFKGEKSDYKARRKYVSTLTREAGLIAADRFTGDIVQALAKAGLFRLRGVLIGTVAFQCYSAYLGIRLPSAAILTGDADLAQDFAISAEVADSLPPILDLLKGLDPTFRAVPHISGSSRSHAFRNQSGYRVEFMTTNRGAEEYSDKPANMPALGGASAEPLRFMDFLIRDPVRSILLHGAGISVAIPDPCRYAVHKLIIAGRRQNDAGGQAKRDKDLRQAGILFEVLPVTGHGPSLADALEEAWDRGPAWKLAISEAAETMHKEYGDAINRMVGILKR from the coding sequence ATTAAGCAGATTGACCTCATGTTTCGCACCATGGTCGCGGAACTCCAGCAACGGGCATTTGATGATGATTGGGCGGAAGACTTCCCTCCATCGGGTAGATTCGTGCCAGTAGCAGTTGATGGCCGGCGTTACTGGTATTTCGACCAGCCCGACGGAGAGGGTGGGCAGAAACGCCGTTATGTCGGGCCTGCCGACGACCCCCTGATTTCGGAACGGGTCGAAACCTTCAAGGGTGAGAAGTCTGACTATAAGGCTCGCCGCAAGTACGTTTCTACGCTAACGCGCGAAGCCGGTTTAATTGCCGCTGATCGCTTTACCGGTGATATCGTACAGGCGCTTGCCAAGGCCGGTCTCTTCCGGCTGCGCGGTGTTCTCATCGGCACTGTCGCTTTTCAATGCTACTCGGCATATCTTGGCATCCGTCTGCCTTCGGCGGCGATCCTAACAGGTGATGCAGACCTGGCCCAGGATTTCGCGATCTCCGCCGAGGTGGCAGATTCGCTGCCGCCGATCCTCGATCTCCTGAAAGGGCTTGATCCAACGTTCCGCGCAGTGCCGCATATCAGCGGCAGCTCTCGATCTCATGCCTTCCGGAACCAGAGCGGTTACAGGGTCGAGTTCATGACGACAAACAGGGGAGCCGAAGAATATTCGGACAAACCCGCCAACATGCCTGCTCTCGGAGGCGCGTCAGCCGAACCGCTAAGATTCATGGATTTCTTAATCCGCGATCCCGTTCGTTCGATCTTGCTACATGGTGCCGGTATTTCAGTTGCTATCCCTGATCCTTGCAGGTACGCGGTGCACAAGCTTATCATTGCCGGCCGCCGTCAGAATGACGCCGGCGGCCAGGCCAAACGGGATAAAGACCTTAGACAGGCAGGAATACTATTCGAGGTCCTGCCGGTCACGGGCCATGGGCCATCACTGGCTGACGCTCTGGAAGAGGCATGGGATCGCGGACCTGCTTGGAAGCTGGCCATCTCGGAAGCAGCCGAAACCATGCACAAGGAATATGGGGACGCTATCAATCGAATGGTTGGCATTCTCAAGAGATAA
- a CDS encoding Ku protein — protein MAGGQRAQWKGFLKFGEVSCGVALYTAASTSDRISFNMINKASGNKVNRIYVDSETEDPVPREDQVKGFEIDNGQYLQIDPEEIAATIPESNKTLSVAAFIPCDEIDDVYFDKPYYLTPDKMGGDAFVALRDAMRKSKVAAVARAVLFRRMRTVLIRPHGKGLIATTLNYDYEVRSSAKAFEEMPKLKIEGEMLDLAKHIISTKKGEFDPATFNDRYETALAELVKAKIEGKALPKPKKVEISKPNDLLAALRESAGLLASGANGKSKATRTAANANQGSSGKAARGTASKAAPSSRSTSHRKAS, from the coding sequence ATGGCGGGTGGTCAGCGTGCCCAATGGAAAGGTTTCCTGAAGTTTGGCGAGGTCTCTTGCGGCGTCGCCCTGTACACCGCGGCCAGCACCTCGGACAGGATCTCGTTCAACATGATCAACAAGGCGTCCGGCAACAAGGTCAACCGCATCTATGTGGACAGCGAGACTGAAGATCCGGTGCCGCGCGAGGACCAGGTCAAGGGCTTCGAGATCGACAACGGTCAATATTTGCAGATCGATCCGGAAGAGATCGCTGCCACCATTCCCGAAAGCAACAAGACGCTATCAGTCGCGGCCTTCATACCCTGCGATGAGATCGACGATGTCTATTTCGACAAGCCCTACTATCTCACGCCTGACAAGATGGGCGGAGACGCCTTCGTCGCGCTGCGTGACGCAATGAGAAAGTCGAAGGTTGCGGCCGTTGCGCGTGCAGTCCTCTTTCGAAGGATGAGGACCGTCCTCATACGTCCCCACGGCAAGGGCCTGATCGCCACTACCCTGAATTACGACTACGAGGTGCGTTCAAGCGCCAAGGCGTTCGAGGAGATGCCCAAGCTGAAAATCGAGGGTGAGATGCTGGATCTCGCCAAACACATCATCTCCACCAAGAAAGGCGAGTTCGACCCAGCGACTTTCAACGATAGGTACGAAACCGCCCTTGCCGAACTGGTCAAGGCCAAGATCGAGGGCAAGGCGCTACCCAAGCCGAAGAAGGTCGAGATCTCCAAACCCAACGACCTGCTTGCGGCTCTTCGCGAGAGTGCAGGATTGCTAGCCTCCGGCGCCAACGGCAAAAGCAAGGCGACGCGCACGGCGGCCAATGCCAATCAGGGGTCTTCCGGAAAGGCTGCCCGTGGAACGGCCTCGAAGGCCGCCCCGTCATCGAGATCCACGTCGCACCGGAAGGCAAGCTGA
- a CDS encoding zeta toxin family protein encodes MPELSCILLAGPNGSGKTSAFAKLKLEGVWINADEIAKAMPAADNRSTEIQAGRAALVKIHEMIDTRQSFIFETTLSSNQSLRMMRAAKAAGFKVGLYYVALDSVETNVERVRQRVLKGGHDIPEENIRRRHDGSFEKLTKRSGLQTKFC; translated from the coding sequence ATGCCCGAGTTGTCGTGTATCCTCCTCGCAGGGCCGAACGGCTCCGGCAAAACTTCCGCCTTCGCGAAGCTGAAGCTCGAGGGTGTTTGGATCAACGCGGACGAGATCGCCAAAGCGATGCCGGCCGCCGATAACAGATCGACCGAAATCCAAGCTGGTCGAGCGGCTCTCGTGAAGATTCACGAGATGATCGACACCAGGCAGTCTTTTATTTTCGAGACGACGCTGAGCAGCAACCAATCGTTGAGAATGATGCGGGCTGCCAAGGCAGCCGGGTTCAAGGTCGGCCTTTACTATGTTGCTTTGGATTCCGTTGAGACGAACGTCGAGCGCGTTAGACAGCGTGTCCTCAAGGGCGGTCACGACATCCCGGAGGAAAACATCCGCAGGCGGCACGATGGATCCTTCGAGAAGCTGACGAAGCGCTCGGGATTGCAGACGAAGTTTTGTTGA
- a CDS encoding Ku protein: MAPYRWKGYLKLSLVTCPVSMTSATSESEKVRFHTLNKSTGNRVVSQYVDSVTGKPVKDENEAKGYARGENDYVILTDDDLDRVTLDTVKTIDIEKFVPAESIEWVYLEKPNYLMPDDPVGNEAFAVIRDAMKSDGVVGVSKLVMGRRERAVILEPRGEGIVLWSLRFGDEVRPEENYFDDIEDEGDPDLVPLVQKLIKQQTSHWSPDMVSDPIQESLLKLIEEKKKALRPKKSAKGKTSEASPKSNVVNIMDALKKSVAEELKSRKAAG, translated from the coding sequence ATGGCCCCTTATCGTTGGAAGGGTTATCTGAAGCTTTCGCTGGTCACCTGCCCGGTTTCGATGACCTCTGCGACATCGGAATCGGAGAAAGTCCGGTTTCATACGCTCAACAAATCGACGGGAAATCGCGTCGTCTCCCAGTATGTCGACAGCGTAACCGGCAAGCCTGTGAAGGACGAGAACGAAGCCAAGGGCTACGCCCGTGGCGAGAACGACTATGTCATACTGACAGACGACGACCTTGACCGCGTGACGCTCGATACGGTCAAGACGATCGATATCGAGAAGTTCGTACCCGCCGAATCCATCGAATGGGTCTATCTGGAGAAGCCGAATTACCTCATGCCTGACGACCCGGTCGGCAACGAAGCGTTCGCCGTCATTCGCGACGCCATGAAATCCGATGGCGTCGTCGGGGTCTCCAAACTCGTAATGGGCCGCCGGGAGCGTGCCGTCATCCTGGAGCCGCGCGGCGAAGGCATCGTCCTCTGGTCGCTCCGGTTCGGTGATGAGGTCCGCCCGGAAGAGAACTACTTCGACGATATCGAAGACGAAGGCGATCCCGACCTGGTGCCGCTGGTGCAGAAGCTGATCAAGCAGCAGACATCGCATTGGTCACCTGACATGGTCAGCGATCCGATCCAGGAAAGCCTCCTGAAACTGATCGAGGAGAAAAAGAAGGCGCTGAGGCCGAAGAAGTCTGCTAAAGGCAAGACGTCCGAGGCGTCTCCGAAGTCGAACGTGGTCAACATCATGGACGCGCTGAAGAAGTCGGTGGCGGAGGAGTTGAAGAGCAGGAAAGCAGCCGGGTAG
- a CDS encoding ABC transporter permease — protein sequence MTFVSLDRSVTRAARNSAGRTRALRAMLPALSLALVLMAIAWLNPRAISYFGFSLMLNLAIPIALATIAQMFVIAGNELDLSIGTFVGFVGCVTATWLRDAPLLGIAILLGSIGIYALLGALIHLRNLPSIVVTLGMSFVWQGLAILVLPKPGGKAPDWLQAITSFKPPIVPFPIVAAVIIALIVYFGLMRTSYGVILRGSGGNPAALARAGWSLLRTKVTLFALAGCFGLLSGLTLIGITSSGDANIGNGYTLLSIAGVILGGGEFMGGRVSPIGAVIGALTLALAASSLLTFMHIPPDWQVAANGAILIIVLAARALISRKEA from the coding sequence ATGACTTTCGTTTCGCTCGACCGTTCCGTCACGCGTGCGGCCCGCAATAGCGCCGGCAGGACGAGGGCCTTGCGCGCCATGCTGCCGGCACTGTCGCTCGCGCTCGTGCTGATGGCGATCGCTTGGCTCAATCCGCGCGCGATTTCCTATTTCGGCTTCAGTCTCATGCTGAACCTCGCTATTCCGATTGCGCTTGCGACCATCGCGCAGATGTTCGTGATCGCCGGCAACGAGCTCGATCTTTCGATTGGCACTTTTGTCGGTTTCGTCGGTTGCGTCACTGCGACTTGGCTGCGCGATGCGCCGCTTCTCGGCATCGCCATTCTGCTTGGATCCATTGGTATCTATGCATTACTGGGGGCATTGATCCACCTGCGAAACCTGCCATCGATCGTCGTGACGCTGGGCATGAGCTTCGTTTGGCAGGGGCTGGCGATCCTGGTCCTGCCGAAGCCAGGTGGCAAGGCGCCGGACTGGCTGCAGGCGATCACATCCTTCAAGCCGCCCATTGTTCCCTTTCCAATCGTTGCTGCCGTGATCATCGCCCTGATCGTCTATTTCGGGCTGATGCGCACCTCCTATGGCGTGATCTTGCGCGGATCGGGCGGCAATCCGGCAGCGCTTGCACGCGCCGGATGGTCTCTGTTGCGCACCAAGGTCACGCTTTTTGCGCTTGCCGGCTGCTTTGGCCTCCTCTCGGGGCTGACGCTGATCGGGATCACCTCGTCGGGAGATGCCAATATCGGGAATGGTTACACGCTCTTGTCGATCGCAGGCGTCATTCTCGGCGGAGGCGAATTCATGGGCGGGCGCGTATCGCCGATTGGTGCCGTCATAGGCGCGCTGACGCTCGCGCTTGCGGCGTCATCGCTGCTGACCTTCATGCATATTCCGCCGGATTGGCAGGTCGCGGCAAACGGTGCGATCCTCATCATCGTGCTTGCAGCGCGTGCTCTCATCAGCCGCAAGGAGGCGTAA
- a CDS encoding helix-turn-helix domain-containing protein, with amino-acid sequence MDKIKDTKTLGMLIRQERRQQGLTQEQLAGAIGVGVRFLRELEAGKESCQIGRAMQVLAGLGLLVSVGRRQGPRS; translated from the coding sequence ATGGACAAGATCAAAGATACAAAAACTCTCGGCATGCTGATCCGTCAGGAGCGCAGACAGCAAGGGTTAACCCAGGAGCAATTGGCCGGGGCGATTGGTGTGGGCGTACGGTTTCTGCGTGAACTTGAGGCCGGCAAAGAGAGCTGCCAGATTGGCCGTGCGATGCAAGTCTTGGCCGGTCTTGGTCTTCTTGTTTCCGTTGGGCGTCGCCAGGGCCCGCGATCGTGA
- a CDS encoding low affinity iron permease family protein, translating to MSDNVISRGFSKFATLIADLSGKPATFVLAVALVVVWAASGPVFDYSENWQLVINTSTTIITFLMVFVLQNSQNRDGKALQAKLDELILTSQAQNKFVGIEKLDEQQLREMSQKLAERAQCVEEVAEDKAEERERRPV from the coding sequence ATGAGCGATAACGTTATATCCAGAGGCTTTTCGAAATTTGCCACCCTGATCGCGGATCTGTCTGGCAAGCCGGCAACGTTCGTACTTGCGGTCGCACTTGTTGTTGTCTGGGCCGCCTCGGGTCCGGTCTTCGACTACAGCGAAAACTGGCAGTTGGTGATCAATACGAGCACTACGATCATCACCTTCCTAATGGTGTTTGTTTTGCAGAACTCGCAGAACCGGGACGGCAAGGCTTTGCAGGCGAAGCTCGATGAATTGATCCTGACATCGCAAGCGCAGAACAAGTTCGTCGGCATCGAGAAGCTGGACGAGCAGCAGCTTAGGGAAATGAGCCAGAAGCTGGCGGAGAGGGCTCAATGCGTCGAGGAAGTCGCAGAGGACAAGGCCGAGGAGCGTGAGCGTCGGCCCGTTTAA
- a CDS encoding type II toxin-antitoxin system HipA family toxin, translated as MTRVLDVYFRDTKAGVLGRLDDGLLIFAYDGAYLLDQRSRAISFSMPLQEEPFGDQVVRPFFSGLLPDEGARQRLAGALGLSAGNAFGLLEVIGGECAGALSIYPTGTAPEPPGQSQAEILTSERLDEVLSRLRTRPLLGGDEGIRLSLAGAQDKLAVIVDGDSIALARDGRPTTHILKPVIQALEGTVENEYFCMQLAARLKLPVPHVQIRLDGATAFLLVERYDRTKAADGIIERLHQEDFCQALSVPPELKYEAEGGPGTERSLGLIDNACARPVADRLQFIRMLIFHYLVGNADAHGKNYALLYGSDEPDLAPIYDVVCTAVYPRLSKRLAMKIGGRDVPDTIQLKHWATLVPETKSSQRILVRDLAQMAERIVSEADALVAELAHEGIRHPILSAIRKVISSRAGLLQRAAEHVS; from the coding sequence GTGACCCGCGTCTTGGACGTCTATTTTCGCGACACCAAGGCGGGCGTGCTCGGCCGGCTTGACGACGGCCTACTGATCTTCGCCTACGATGGCGCGTATCTCCTGGACCAACGATCGCGAGCGATCTCGTTCTCGATGCCCCTGCAAGAAGAACCCTTTGGTGATCAGGTCGTGCGCCCGTTTTTTTCCGGTCTCTTGCCGGACGAAGGCGCGCGGCAACGCCTAGCTGGTGCGCTCGGCCTCTCGGCAGGCAATGCCTTCGGGCTACTGGAAGTTATCGGCGGCGAATGCGCAGGTGCCTTGTCAATCTATCCCACCGGCACAGCGCCCGAACCTCCCGGCCAGTCCCAAGCCGAAATTCTCACTTCGGAACGTCTGGACGAGGTTCTCAGCAGGCTGCGGACCCGGCCTCTGCTTGGCGGAGACGAGGGCATCCGCCTGTCGCTCGCCGGCGCGCAGGACAAACTGGCGGTCATTGTCGATGGAGATTCTATCGCCTTGGCAAGAGACGGAAGACCAACGACCCATATCTTGAAACCAGTCATCCAGGCGTTGGAAGGCACGGTGGAGAACGAGTATTTTTGTATGCAGCTGGCCGCCCGCCTCAAGCTGCCCGTACCCCATGTTCAGATTCGCCTGGACGGGGCGACTGCCTTTCTCCTGGTTGAGCGTTATGATCGAACGAAAGCTGCGGACGGCATCATTGAGCGCCTACACCAGGAAGACTTCTGCCAGGCCCTTAGCGTACCGCCAGAGCTGAAGTATGAGGCCGAGGGAGGACCGGGAACAGAACGATCTCTCGGGCTGATCGACAACGCCTGCGCGAGGCCCGTCGCGGATCGGTTGCAGTTCATCCGCATGCTGATCTTCCACTATCTCGTCGGCAACGCTGATGCCCACGGCAAGAACTACGCCCTGCTTTATGGCTCCGATGAACCGGATCTGGCGCCGATCTACGACGTCGTTTGCACGGCTGTTTATCCCCGCTTGTCAAAGAGGCTCGCCATGAAGATTGGTGGCCGCGATGTGCCCGACACGATCCAGTTGAAGCATTGGGCGACACTCGTGCCCGAAACCAAATCTTCTCAGCGCATCCTTGTCCGCGATCTTGCCCAGATGGCGGAAAGGATTGTGAGCGAGGCCGACGCCCTTGTTGCAGAACTGGCCCACGAGGGGATCAGGCACCCCATCCTGAGTGCAATTCGCAAGGTCATCTCAAGTCGGGCTGGTTTGCTACAGAGAGCCGCGGAGCATGTATCTTAA
- a CDS encoding SOS response-associated peptidase, giving the protein MCNLYRMEDRDWVSKWAADAESLINLMPAYQMNPDQLGPIIRNTNDGRKQLVHARWGLPSPVFVQKKAAETRAAKLAAKGKPVDMNELLRMEPDRGVTNVRKLNLPHWRRWFGAEHRCLVPVTTFAEPDPISQEPGGKTPNAWFGRADTTDLMFFAGIHVPQWQSVRKVKDGLTTDDLYGFLTTAANNVVAPVHEKAMPVLLLTKEETDVWMRAPWDEAQHLARPAPNDAIRIVAREPYGSTIVDVAGEMLTEPDLFG; this is encoded by the coding sequence ATGTGCAATTTGTATCGCATGGAAGATCGGGATTGGGTTTCGAAATGGGCTGCAGATGCTGAGAGCCTGATAAACCTCATGCCGGCCTACCAAATGAACCCGGATCAGCTCGGACCGATTATCCGCAACACCAACGACGGAAGGAAGCAGCTTGTCCACGCGAGGTGGGGCCTGCCCTCACCGGTCTTCGTCCAGAAGAAGGCTGCTGAGACGCGCGCAGCAAAGCTTGCTGCCAAAGGCAAGCCTGTAGACATGAACGAACTGCTCCGGATGGAGCCGGATCGCGGCGTCACCAATGTCCGCAAGCTCAACTTGCCGCATTGGCGGCGATGGTTCGGAGCCGAGCACCGCTGCCTCGTTCCTGTAACGACCTTTGCGGAACCCGACCCTATCAGCCAGGAGCCTGGAGGCAAGACGCCGAATGCCTGGTTCGGCCGCGCCGACACGACGGATCTTATGTTCTTTGCAGGCATTCATGTCCCGCAGTGGCAGAGCGTTCGCAAGGTAAAGGACGGGCTGACGACCGATGATCTCTACGGCTTCTTAACAACCGCTGCCAATAACGTGGTCGCTCCAGTCCATGAAAAAGCGATGCCGGTCTTACTGCTGACTAAGGAGGAGACCGACGTCTGGATGCGCGCACCCTGGGACGAAGCCCAGCACCTGGCACGTCCCGCGCCGAACGACGCGATCCGCATCGTGGCAAGGGAGCCATACGGCTCGACGATCGTCGATGTGGCCGGCGAAATGCTGACGGAGCCGGATCTTTTCGGCTAG